The following coding sequences lie in one Mycobacterium sp. DL440 genomic window:
- a CDS encoding DeoR/GlpR family DNA-binding transcription regulator has product MLPVERQEAIVEAVDTAQAISTDELVRRLGVSAETVRRDLAFLEERGALRRVHGGAAAVADHRPIEPSYSERKMIRHQAKAQLARVAAGLLENGQTVIIDIGTTAVAVAQAIPRGFTGTVITPSLPVAVELADRPGIELLLAGGRIRAGDLACSNAHTKAVFNDIYADIALLGSGGVDAAAGLTDFHLDEIDVRRTIIANSARSYILADSSKLGQVAPYRVCDLSAVNGLITDQSTDPAVVTAFQETGGVVMPARPASA; this is encoded by the coding sequence GTGCTGCCGGTTGAGCGTCAAGAGGCGATCGTCGAGGCGGTAGACACCGCACAGGCGATCAGCACCGACGAACTCGTCCGGCGGCTCGGGGTATCGGCCGAGACGGTTCGCCGTGACCTGGCCTTTCTCGAAGAACGCGGGGCACTGCGCCGCGTCCACGGCGGTGCGGCCGCGGTCGCCGACCACCGCCCCATCGAGCCGTCCTACTCCGAGCGCAAGATGATCCGCCACCAGGCCAAAGCCCAGTTGGCCCGGGTCGCCGCCGGACTGCTCGAAAACGGACAGACGGTGATCATCGACATCGGGACGACAGCCGTCGCCGTCGCCCAAGCCATTCCCCGCGGGTTCACCGGAACCGTGATCACCCCGTCGCTGCCCGTCGCGGTGGAGCTGGCCGACCGCCCCGGAATCGAGTTGCTACTGGCGGGCGGTCGGATCCGGGCCGGTGACCTGGCCTGCTCGAACGCCCACACCAAGGCCGTCTTCAACGACATCTACGCCGACATCGCACTGCTCGGGTCCGGCGGCGTCGATGCGGCGGCCGGACTCACCGACTTCCACCTCGACGAGATCGACGTGCGCCGCACGATCATCGCCAACAGTGCACGCAGCTACATCCTGGCCGACTCGTCCAAGCTCGGACAGGTCGCGCCCTATCGAGTGTGCGATCTGAGCGCCGTCAACGGACTGATCACCGACCAAAGCACCGACCCTGCCGTCGTAACCGCTTTCCAGGAGACGGGAGGTGTGGTCATGCCGGCACGGCCGGCAAGCGCCTGA
- a CDS encoding amino acid permease, whose product MPNSSTPHTPPNRSENVTESVSKYGYTETLERGTGKFASFAVAFAFVSIATGIFTTYGSVLNSSGPMGIWTWPFVIVGQVAVALLLGSLAARIPVTGYAYQWVSRLANPIFGWITGWISFTFLAIVVVAVDYTVAATVVPALFDFEGTAATGFLITAGVMLLQALLVGLSTKWTERVNNFAVTAELIVMVALVVLLFIVGVIAHKLSVGNLFSHGAIPTENYWSFGTATSVGPWMLGFLLGAFTIVGFESAANLAEETKHPEVVVPRAMWQAVLASGILGFLFLLVVTAAVNDPVALAQSGTPIADVIRDILGSFVGTALLIFVAVGIFACGLVITMSGVRLVWAMSRDQRFPGWQALQKVSPRFKTPLNATVAMFIISSVILALFSTSTDALFKLFSAATLLPAIIYAITVGLYITKRRQLPPTAGFSLGRWEVPVIAVAVAWLLLALSLFRDVSFRDPWLYVLVMVAIGAVYLGYLLITRGRDGLKMPGLSSIDAELDQVAGDTEGAVR is encoded by the coding sequence ATGCCCAATTCTTCCACACCGCACACACCACCTAACAGATCTGAAAACGTCACTGAAAGTGTTTCCAAGTACGGGTACACCGAGACCCTGGAACGCGGCACCGGCAAATTTGCCTCGTTCGCCGTGGCCTTCGCGTTCGTCTCGATCGCCACCGGAATCTTCACCACCTACGGCAGCGTGCTCAACAGCTCCGGCCCGATGGGCATCTGGACCTGGCCGTTCGTGATCGTCGGCCAGGTGGCCGTGGCACTACTACTCGGCTCACTGGCCGCACGTATCCCCGTAACCGGCTACGCATACCAATGGGTGTCACGACTGGCCAACCCGATATTCGGCTGGATCACCGGATGGATCTCCTTCACCTTCCTGGCCATCGTGGTGGTCGCGGTGGACTACACCGTCGCCGCCACCGTGGTACCGGCACTGTTCGATTTCGAGGGCACCGCTGCGACGGGCTTCCTGATCACAGCAGGCGTCATGCTGCTGCAGGCACTGCTGGTCGGGTTGTCCACCAAGTGGACCGAACGGGTCAACAACTTCGCCGTCACCGCCGAGCTGATCGTGATGGTCGCGCTGGTGGTGCTGCTGTTCATCGTCGGCGTCATCGCGCACAAGCTCTCGGTTGGAAACCTGTTCTCCCACGGCGCAATCCCCACCGAGAACTACTGGAGTTTCGGCACCGCCACCTCGGTGGGGCCATGGATGCTCGGCTTCCTGCTCGGCGCCTTCACCATCGTCGGCTTCGAGTCGGCAGCCAACCTCGCCGAGGAGACCAAGCACCCCGAAGTCGTTGTGCCGCGCGCGATGTGGCAGGCCGTACTGGCCTCTGGCATCCTGGGCTTCCTGTTCCTGCTGGTGGTGACCGCCGCCGTCAACGATCCTGTCGCGCTTGCGCAGTCGGGCACGCCGATCGCCGATGTCATCCGTGACATCCTCGGCTCGTTCGTCGGCACCGCGCTACTGATCTTCGTCGCGGTCGGAATCTTCGCCTGCGGCCTGGTCATCACGATGAGTGGAGTGCGGCTGGTCTGGGCGATGTCACGCGATCAGCGGTTCCCCGGATGGCAAGCGCTGCAGAAGGTCTCCCCTCGGTTCAAGACACCGCTGAACGCCACGGTGGCCATGTTCATCATCTCGTCGGTGATCCTGGCGCTGTTCTCGACCAGCACCGACGCGCTGTTCAAACTGTTCTCGGCGGCAACGTTGCTTCCGGCGATCATCTACGCCATCACCGTCGGGCTCTACATCACCAAGCGCCGCCAACTGCCGCCCACTGCCGGCTTCAGCCTCGGCCGGTGGGAGGTCCCGGTCATCGCGGTCGCGGTCGCCTGGCTGCTTCTCGCGCTGTCGCTGTTTCGTGACGTCTCCTTCCGCGATCCCTGGCTCTACGTCCTCGTGATGGTGGCTATCGGCGCGGTCTATCTCGGCTACCTGCTGATCACCCGCGGCCGCGACGGACTCAAGATGCCCGGGCTGTCCTCGATCGACGCCGAACTGGACCAGGTCGCGGGCGACACCGAGGGTGCCGTGAGATGA
- a CDS encoding FGGY family carbohydrate kinase: protein MTVLAIDQGTSGTKAIVVDPEQGVVGVAERSVHPRYLEGGGVEQDPAELLESVLGAGRAALAEAGRPIDAVSLANQGETVLAWDPGTGKPLTQAIVWQDRRAEALCADLGQHADMVAARTGLVLDPYFSAPKMAWLRRNVQTAGVITTSDTWLLHQLTGEFVTDATTASRSAAVELGARDWSPELLSLFGLDGERLPRIAANDEIIGTTSAFGPDVAVGGIVVDQQAALLAEACLEPGMAKCTFGTGAFLLSNAGTTPVRSTTGLTSSVAWRVGGVDSFCIDGQVYTAASAVKWLASLGIISGAAEMDGIAESDNAGVLCVPALAGLAAPWWKSQATATISGMTLSTGRGHVVLAVLQGIAAQVAELVSAIDADAPPLTRLRADGGLTQSTVLMQACADILQVPVDVYPSAHATALGAAALARLSLAPAQPVSDVVTDWTPSAGYEPRWSPARATEFRSAWRELAETTYNQEIS from the coding sequence ATGACGGTTCTGGCCATCGACCAAGGCACCTCGGGTACCAAGGCGATCGTTGTCGACCCCGAGCAGGGTGTCGTCGGCGTGGCCGAACGGTCTGTGCACCCGCGCTACCTCGAGGGCGGCGGCGTCGAGCAGGACCCGGCAGAACTGCTGGAGTCCGTGCTCGGCGCCGGACGAGCCGCGCTCGCGGAAGCCGGCCGCCCAATCGATGCGGTGTCTCTGGCGAATCAGGGCGAAACCGTGCTGGCCTGGGATCCCGGCACCGGCAAGCCGCTGACCCAGGCCATCGTGTGGCAGGACCGCCGGGCCGAGGCGCTGTGCGCCGACCTCGGCCAGCACGCCGACATGGTCGCCGCCCGAACCGGATTGGTGCTCGACCCGTATTTCTCGGCACCCAAGATGGCTTGGCTGCGGCGCAATGTCCAGACGGCCGGCGTGATAACCACGTCCGACACCTGGCTGCTGCACCAGCTCACCGGCGAGTTCGTCACCGATGCCACCACTGCCAGCCGTTCGGCTGCCGTGGAGTTGGGTGCCCGGGACTGGAGCCCCGAGTTGCTCTCACTGTTCGGTCTGGACGGCGAACGCCTGCCCCGGATTGCGGCCAACGACGAGATCATCGGCACCACATCGGCTTTCGGTCCCGACGTCGCGGTCGGCGGGATCGTGGTGGACCAGCAGGCCGCGCTGCTGGCCGAGGCCTGCCTCGAACCGGGCATGGCCAAGTGCACGTTCGGCACCGGCGCATTCCTGCTGTCCAACGCCGGCACCACCCCGGTGCGCTCCACCACTGGCCTGACCTCGTCGGTGGCTTGGCGGGTCGGCGGGGTCGACTCGTTCTGTATCGACGGCCAGGTCTACACCGCTGCGTCGGCTGTGAAATGGCTGGCCTCGCTCGGCATCATCAGCGGGGCCGCGGAGATGGACGGCATCGCCGAATCCGACAATGCCGGCGTGCTGTGCGTACCCGCGCTGGCGGGCCTGGCCGCGCCGTGGTGGAAATCCCAAGCCACCGCGACGATCTCGGGCATGACCTTGTCCACCGGGCGCGGCCACGTCGTGCTGGCGGTATTGCAGGGGATCGCCGCACAGGTCGCCGAGCTGGTCTCGGCGATCGACGCCGACGCACCACCGTTGACCCGGCTGCGCGCTGACGGCGGGCTCACCCAGTCCACGGTGCTGATGCAGGCCTGCGCCGACATCCTGCAGGTTCCCGTCGACGTGTACCCGTCGGCACATGCCACCGCGCTGGGCGCCGCCGCGCTGGCCCGGCTCAGCCTGGCACCCGCACAGCCGGTGTCCGACGTCGTCACCGACTGGACACCATCGGCCGGTTACGAACCCCGATGGAGCCCGGCCCGAGCGACCGAATTCCGCTCGGCGTGGCGAGAACTCGCCGAAACCACGTACAACCAGGAGATTTCATGA
- a CDS encoding NAD(P)/FAD-dependent oxidoreductase — protein MNTPTSDGFDVVVIGAGIVGSAIARELSGYRLSVALLEARDDVGDGTSKANTAILHTGFDAKPGTLESRMVSRGYELLSEYATHAGIPVEHTGAILVAWDDEQLDALPGLKEKAEANGYQLCQIVDSAAVYTAVPALGPGALGGLTVPDESIICTWTVNLALATDAVNRGTTLLTDHRVERVETDAEGTTLHTNAGAVRAQWVVNAAGLGADVIDNLFGFSRFTVTPRRGELIVYDKLARPLVDKIVLPVPTSRGKGVLVSPTIYGNVMLGPTSEDLTDRSATGTSETGFEFLLEKGRALMPRLLAEEVTATYAGLRAAIDHGDYLIEPDPAQHYLLIGGIRSTGLTAGMAIAEYARDQLVSAGLDLTPADELPDPPRMPNLGETFPRPYQQAEKIAADPAYGRIVCFCERVTEGELRDACHSVIPPAALEGLRRRTRVMNGRCQAFYCGAEVQSVFERESQGTTR, from the coding sequence ATGAACACCCCGACCTCGGACGGCTTTGACGTCGTGGTCATCGGAGCCGGCATCGTCGGCTCAGCCATCGCGCGCGAGCTGTCCGGATACCGACTGTCGGTGGCCCTGCTCGAAGCCCGCGACGATGTCGGCGACGGCACCAGCAAGGCCAATACCGCGATCCTGCACACCGGATTCGACGCCAAACCGGGCACGCTTGAATCCAGGATGGTCAGCCGGGGCTACGAATTGCTGTCGGAGTACGCGACACACGCCGGAATCCCGGTCGAACACACCGGGGCCATCCTGGTGGCCTGGGACGACGAACAGCTCGACGCCCTACCGGGTTTGAAGGAAAAGGCCGAGGCCAATGGTTATCAGCTTTGCCAGATCGTGGATTCCGCGGCCGTGTACACCGCGGTCCCCGCGCTGGGTCCGGGCGCGCTCGGCGGGCTCACCGTGCCCGACGAATCGATCATCTGCACCTGGACTGTCAACCTCGCACTGGCTACCGATGCCGTCAACCGCGGCACCACGCTGCTGACCGATCACCGCGTCGAACGTGTCGAAACCGACGCCGAGGGCACCACCCTGCACACCAACGCCGGCGCGGTGCGCGCCCAGTGGGTGGTCAACGCTGCCGGGCTGGGCGCCGACGTCATCGACAACCTGTTCGGCTTCTCGCGATTCACCGTCACCCCGCGCCGCGGCGAGCTCATCGTCTACGACAAGCTGGCCCGGCCACTGGTCGACAAGATCGTGCTGCCGGTTCCGACGTCGCGCGGCAAGGGCGTTCTGGTCAGCCCCACGATCTACGGGAACGTCATGCTGGGCCCCACCTCCGAGGATCTGACAGACCGCTCCGCGACGGGCACCTCAGAGACCGGTTTCGAGTTCCTGCTCGAAAAGGGCCGGGCGCTCATGCCGCGGCTGCTGGCCGAGGAAGTCACCGCGACCTACGCCGGGCTTCGCGCCGCCATCGACCACGGCGATTACTTGATCGAACCCGATCCGGCACAGCACTATCTGCTGATCGGCGGGATCAGATCGACCGGCCTGACCGCCGGTATGGCCATCGCCGAATACGCCCGCGATCAACTGGTTTCGGCCGGACTCGACCTGACCCCGGCCGACGAACTGCCCGACCCTCCGCGGATGCCCAACCTGGGCGAGACCTTCCCCCGTCCCTATCAGCAGGCCGAGAAGATCGCCGCCGACCCCGCCTATGGCCGGATCGTGTGTTTCTGCGAACGCGTCACCGAGGGTGAACTGCGCGACGCCTGCCATTCCGTCATCCCACCCGCAGCCCTGGAGGGCCTGCGACGACGCACCCGCGTGATGAACGGCCGCTGCCAAGCGTTCTACTGCGGCGCCGAAGTGCAGTCGGTCTTCGAGCGGGAATCGCAGGGGACGACCCGATGA
- a CDS encoding NAD(P)/FAD-dependent oxidoreductase produces the protein MSTHDVAIIGGGPAGLTAAADLAGSGLNVVVLERESAAGGIPRHSDHPGYGIRDMKTSISGPAYARRLVSEAIAAGAQIRTNTMVTGWAGDTSLELTSPVGRECLDARAVILATGARERARPARMIPGDRPGGVYTTGQLQNIVHLKHRSVGKRAVIVGAELVSYSAVLTLKHVGCETALMTSEYPSPESYAVFNLAGRTPFMGVTVATTTRVTRIIGKGVVVGVEVENTRTGQRRIVACDTVVFTGDWIPDHELARSAGLDMDPSSLGPVVDTALRTSREGVFAIGNLLHPVDTADIAALDGRHVATQVRRYLGGATTPDHGIRIEAAAPLRWVAPSLLRPGDPAPARKRLLLWTDTLVRIPKVVARQDGKAIGRKTLPWPASPGRVFRVPSSILDGVDHRGGPITLSLG, from the coding sequence ATGAGCACCCACGACGTCGCGATCATCGGAGGTGGGCCCGCGGGCCTTACCGCCGCCGCTGACCTGGCCGGCTCGGGTCTGAATGTGGTTGTGCTGGAACGCGAATCCGCGGCCGGCGGCATCCCTCGGCACAGCGACCACCCGGGCTACGGCATCCGCGACATGAAAACCTCGATCAGCGGACCCGCCTACGCTCGCCGTCTGGTCAGCGAAGCCATCGCGGCCGGAGCGCAGATCCGCACCAACACCATGGTCACCGGCTGGGCCGGCGACACGTCGCTGGAACTCACCTCGCCCGTGGGCCGCGAGTGTCTCGACGCCCGCGCGGTCATCCTGGCCACCGGGGCGCGCGAGCGGGCGCGCCCCGCTCGCATGATCCCGGGCGATCGGCCCGGCGGCGTCTACACCACCGGGCAGCTGCAGAACATCGTGCACCTGAAGCACCGCAGCGTCGGCAAGCGCGCCGTCATCGTCGGCGCCGAGCTGGTCAGTTACTCCGCGGTGCTCACCCTCAAGCACGTCGGATGCGAAACCGCCCTGATGACAAGCGAATACCCCTCGCCCGAGTCCTACGCGGTGTTCAACCTCGCCGGCCGCACCCCGTTCATGGGTGTCACGGTGGCCACCACCACCCGGGTAACCCGCATCATCGGCAAGGGTGTGGTCGTAGGCGTGGAGGTCGAGAACACCCGTACCGGTCAGCGCCGCATCGTGGCATGCGACACCGTGGTGTTCACCGGCGACTGGATTCCCGACCACGAGCTGGCCCGTTCCGCCGGGCTCGACATGGACCCGAGCAGTCTGGGGCCCGTCGTCGATACCGCGCTGCGGACCAGCCGGGAAGGCGTGTTCGCGATCGGCAACCTGCTGCACCCGGTGGACACCGCCGATATCGCCGCGCTGGACGGCCGTCACGTGGCCACCCAGGTGCGCCGCTACCTCGGCGGCGCGACCACCCCGGACCACGGGATCCGCATCGAGGCCGCAGCCCCGCTGCGTTGGGTCGCGCCCAGCCTGCTGCGGCCCGGCGACCCCGCGCCCGCCCGGAAACGACTGCTGCTGTGGACCGACACCCTGGTGCGTATACCGAAAGTGGTTGCGCGACAGGATGGCAAAGCCATCGGTCGCAAGACGCTGCCGTGGCCCGCCTCACCGGGACGCGTGTTCCGGGTGCCGTCGAGCATCCTCGACGGGGTCGATCACCGCGGCGGGCCGATCACCCTTTCGCTGGGGTGA
- a CDS encoding cytochrome P450 gives MTDLASVDYFADPAVAQDPYEYYEYLRSNGPVFAEPHHGVVAVTGYQEVMAAFKDHASFSAVNAIGGLFPPLPFEPEGDDISEQIEAHRHLFPIHEHMVVMDPPQHERARSLLSKLLTPRRLKENEDYMWQLVDHQIDQFIDNGKCEFLSEYAKPFATSAIIDLLGVPEADRPEFLAELGAGPPEGNHVGALDGSAVGRDPLGYLDDKFAGYLAERRREPRGDVLSGMATATYPDGATPELLEVVKPATFLFAAGQETVTKLLTAAVQTLGDHPEYQQMLRENPDGIPTFIEEALRMHSPTKIDFRLVRKTTTLGGVPLKAGTVVMLCLGAANRDPRKFDDPQTFRPDRKNVREHIAFGRGIHTCAGAPLARVEGQITVRRLLDRMRDITIDESAHGPAGQRQYSYEPTFLLRGLTELNIGFTPAKG, from the coding sequence ATGACCGATCTCGCCTCAGTCGACTACTTCGCCGACCCGGCTGTAGCTCAGGACCCGTACGAGTACTACGAGTACCTGCGCAGCAACGGGCCTGTGTTCGCCGAACCGCACCACGGGGTGGTGGCCGTGACCGGCTACCAGGAAGTCATGGCGGCGTTCAAGGACCACGCCTCCTTCTCGGCGGTCAACGCGATCGGCGGTCTGTTCCCGCCGCTGCCCTTCGAACCCGAGGGTGACGACATCAGCGAGCAGATCGAGGCGCACCGCCACTTGTTCCCGATCCACGAGCACATGGTGGTGATGGACCCGCCGCAGCATGAGCGGGCTCGCTCCCTGCTGAGCAAGCTGCTGACGCCACGGCGGCTCAAGGAGAACGAGGACTACATGTGGCAGTTGGTCGATCACCAGATCGATCAGTTCATCGACAACGGAAAATGCGAGTTCCTGTCGGAGTACGCGAAACCCTTTGCCACCTCGGCGATCATCGACCTACTAGGCGTTCCCGAGGCGGACCGGCCTGAGTTTCTCGCCGAGTTGGGCGCGGGGCCTCCGGAGGGCAACCATGTCGGTGCCCTCGACGGGTCGGCCGTCGGCCGCGACCCGCTGGGGTATCTGGACGACAAGTTCGCCGGATACCTCGCCGAACGCCGGCGCGAGCCCCGCGGCGACGTGCTCTCCGGCATGGCTACCGCCACCTATCCCGACGGTGCGACCCCGGAGCTGCTGGAGGTGGTGAAGCCGGCCACCTTCCTGTTCGCCGCCGGGCAGGAGACCGTCACCAAGCTGCTCACCGCTGCGGTGCAGACCCTCGGTGATCACCCCGAATACCAGCAGATGCTGCGTGAGAATCCGGACGGCATCCCGACTTTCATCGAGGAGGCGCTGCGGATGCATTCGCCGACGAAGATCGATTTCCGGCTGGTCCGCAAGACCACCACGCTCGGCGGCGTCCCTTTGAAGGCGGGGACCGTCGTGATGCTGTGCCTCGGCGCGGCCAACCGCGATCCCCGCAAGTTCGACGATCCCCAGACCTTCCGTCCGGATCGCAAGAACGTCCGTGAGCACATCGCCTTCGGGCGCGGCATCCACACCTGCGCCGGGGCACCTTTGGCCCGGGTGGAAGGGCAGATCACCGTTCGTCGCCTGCTGGACCGCATGCGGGACATCACGATTGACGAGTCGGCGCACGGTCCCGCCGGACAGCGGCAGTACTCCTACGAGCCGACGTTCCTGCTGCGCGGTCTCACCGAACTGAACATCGGGTTCACCCCAGCGAAAGGGTGA
- a CDS encoding ferredoxin, producing MSATRVHVDVGLCEGHALCIQLAPEVFDLSDDEVAGATQPDRQWDQDTWDNVKSAVDACPRQAISLLNTSTKGQ from the coding sequence ATGAGTGCGACCCGGGTGCATGTGGACGTCGGCCTGTGTGAGGGCCATGCGCTGTGCATCCAACTCGCCCCCGAGGTTTTCGACCTGTCCGACGATGAGGTGGCCGGCGCTACCCAGCCGGACAGGCAGTGGGATCAAGATACCTGGGACAACGTCAAATCCGCCGTCGACGCCTGCCCGCGCCAGGCGATCAGCCTGCTGAACACCAGCACGAAAGGCCAGTGA
- a CDS encoding TetR/AcrR family transcriptional regulator codes for MPAARAAKEKDAGTRRRLMEATAQVIRDEGYAAATTRRIAAVAGVRSALVYYYFDTLDDLFISVLRSGADAALARMREALTTDDPLRALWLINSDSRVTGLNTEFMALANHRKPISVELKAYSERVRDIEAAAMAGVLRAHGVDMEEFPPVVMSMLLTQSARSLCNEEAVGVTEGHAEFRAFVERFLRRFGSEAAAT; via the coding sequence ATGCCGGCGGCACGCGCGGCCAAGGAGAAGGACGCGGGCACCCGCAGGCGCCTGATGGAGGCAACCGCCCAGGTCATCCGGGACGAGGGATACGCCGCGGCCACCACCCGGCGGATCGCGGCCGTGGCCGGTGTCCGTTCGGCGCTGGTCTACTACTACTTCGACACCCTCGACGACCTGTTCATCTCGGTGCTGCGCAGCGGTGCCGACGCCGCCCTGGCCCGGATGCGCGAGGCTCTCACCACCGACGATCCACTGCGGGCCTTGTGGCTGATCAACTCCGACTCGCGGGTGACCGGCCTCAACACCGAGTTCATGGCATTGGCCAACCACCGCAAGCCGATCAGCGTCGAATTGAAGGCCTACTCCGAGCGGGTTCGCGACATCGAGGCAGCTGCCATGGCGGGAGTCCTGCGTGCCCACGGTGTGGACATGGAGGAGTTTCCGCCTGTCGTGATGTCAATGCTGCTCACCCAGTCCGCCCGCAGCCTGTGCAACGAAGAGGCGGTCGGCGTGACCGAGGGCCACGCCGAGTTCCGCGCCTTCGTCGAGCGATTCCTGCGCCGGTTCGGCAGCGAGGCGGCCGCTACTTGA
- a CDS encoding mycofactocin-coupled SDR family oxidoreductase, with product MTGRVEGKVALVTGAARGQGRSHALRLAQEGADIIAVDVCAPITDTSAIPASTPDDLAETADLIKGLDRRIVTAELDVRDFGALKETVDSGVEQLGRLDIVVANAGIGNGGDVLHETKESDWDDMIGVNLSGVWKSVKAAVPHILSGGRGGSIILTSSVGGLKAYPHTGHYIAAKHGVIGLMRSFAVELGQHSIRVNSVCPTNVNTPMFMNEGTMKLFRPDLENPGPDDMAVVAQMMHVLPVGWVEPVDISNAVLFLASDEARYITGLPVTVDAGSMLK from the coding sequence ATGACTGGTCGGGTAGAGGGCAAGGTCGCCCTGGTTACCGGTGCGGCACGCGGACAGGGGCGCAGCCATGCGCTGCGATTGGCGCAAGAGGGCGCCGACATCATCGCGGTCGACGTCTGCGCCCCCATTACCGACACCAGTGCGATTCCGGCGTCCACCCCGGACGATCTGGCCGAAACGGCGGATCTGATCAAGGGTCTCGACCGTCGTATCGTCACCGCCGAGCTCGATGTGCGTGACTTCGGCGCGCTCAAAGAGACCGTCGACAGCGGTGTGGAGCAACTGGGCCGACTCGACATCGTGGTGGCCAACGCCGGGATCGGCAACGGTGGCGATGTCCTGCACGAGACCAAAGAGTCTGACTGGGACGACATGATCGGCGTCAATCTGTCCGGTGTCTGGAAGTCCGTGAAAGCCGCAGTGCCGCACATTCTTTCCGGTGGCAGGGGCGGATCGATCATCCTGACCAGTTCGGTCGGCGGGCTCAAGGCATACCCGCATACCGGCCACTACATCGCGGCCAAGCACGGTGTGATCGGCCTGATGCGCAGTTTCGCCGTCGAGTTGGGTCAGCACTCGATCCGGGTGAACTCGGTGTGTCCGACGAACGTCAACACCCCGATGTTCATGAACGAGGGCACGATGAAGCTGTTCCGCCCCGACCTGGAGAACCCGGGTCCCGACGACATGGCCGTGGTCGCCCAGATGATGCATGTGCTGCCGGTCGGTTGGGTTGAGCCCGTCGACATCAGCAACGCGGTGCTGTTCCTGGCCTCTGATGAGGCCCGCTACATCACCGGTCTGCCGGTCACGGTGGACGCGGGCAGCATGCTCAAGTAG
- the hsaB gene encoding 3-hydroxy-9,10-secoandrosta-1,3,5(10)-triene-9,17-dione monooxygenase reductase subunit, with protein MTEAQPLDPRTFRNVLGQFCTGVTVITTLHEDVPIGFACQSFAALSLDPPLVLFCPTKQSRAWQAIEASGKFCVNMLHEKQQHVSAQFGSKAPDKFAGIDWAPSELGSPVIDGSLAHIDCNVHSVHDGGDHFVVFGSVHSLSEVPKRKPRPLLFYRGEYTGIEPDKNTPAQWRDDLDAFLTATTPDTWL; from the coding sequence ATGACCGAGGCTCAGCCGCTCGACCCGCGCACGTTCCGAAATGTGCTCGGCCAGTTCTGTACTGGCGTCACAGTGATCACCACCCTGCACGAGGACGTGCCGATCGGCTTTGCCTGCCAGTCGTTCGCGGCGCTTTCGCTGGACCCGCCGCTGGTGTTGTTCTGCCCCACCAAGCAGTCGCGGGCGTGGCAGGCCATCGAGGCCAGTGGGAAGTTCTGCGTGAACATGCTGCACGAGAAGCAGCAGCATGTGTCCGCGCAGTTCGGCTCCAAGGCGCCGGACAAGTTCGCCGGGATCGACTGGGCCCCTTCGGAACTCGGCTCTCCGGTGATTGACGGCAGCCTCGCCCACATCGACTGCAACGTGCATTCCGTGCACGACGGTGGGGACCACTTCGTGGTGTTCGGTTCGGTGCATTCGTTGTCCGAGGTCCCCAAACGCAAGCCCCGACCGCTGCTGTTCTACCGCGGTGAGTACACCGGGATCGAGCCGGACAAGAACACCCCGGCGCAGTGGCGTGACGATCTGGATGCGTTCCTGACGGCGACCACGCCCGATACCTGGCTCTGA